From Salvia splendens isolate huo1 chromosome 3, SspV2, whole genome shotgun sequence, a single genomic window includes:
- the LOC121797180 gene encoding protein NUCLEAR FUSION DEFECTIVE 4-like, whose amino-acid sequence MVDLKAGSRPPWVGLGAAVWVQIAAGNAYTFSLYSPVLKSVLGFSQQQLTILGVANDIGENVGILPGIACNKLPPWSVLLVGVFTSFFGYGVIWLAVTQTLPSVPYWVLWCALCVATNSSAWLGTAVLVTNMRNFPLCRGTVAGILKGYIGLSGAVFTEVFTMVLNGSASNHLLLLTLGIPAIGLAMMYFVRPCTPALGEDSREHGHFLFVQGASVALAVYLLTTTILKGFLSLGNAISYTFIAVMVVLLMAPLAIPLKMTLFPVTSKKQGEQADLVGDEGDSNTMDPLLTPSSSATNIGSYYESEDVSEVDMLLAVGEGAVKKKRKPRRGEDFTFREAIVKADFWLLWVVYFFGVGSGVTVLNNLAQIGVSLGVNDATILLSLFSFCNFLGRLGSGVVSEHFVRSKTIPRTFWMAVTQSIMVLTFLLYASAMNGTLYAATALLGVCYGVQFGIMIPTASELFGLKHFGIIFNFIGLGNPVGALLFSGWLAGQVYDTEAAKQLGSSCIGVNCFRLTFLVLAGLCGVGTLLSIVLTVRLKPVYQMLYANGSFRLPQSSDH is encoded by the exons ATGGTGGACCTTAAAGCAGGAAGCCGGCCGCCGTGGGTGGGATTAGGCGCGGCGGTGTGGGTGCAGATAGCTGCCGGAAATGCCtacactttctctctctactctccCGTTCTCAAATCAGTTCTCGGCTTCAGCCAGCAGCAGCTCACGATTCTCGGCGTCGCCAATGATATTGGAGAAAACGTCGGGATTCTTCCCGGAATCGCCTGCAACAAGCTCCCTCCTTGGTCTGTTCTTCTCGTTGGCGTTTTCACCTCTTTCTTCGGCTATGGCGTTATCTGGCTCGCTGTTACCCAGACTCTTCCTTCCGTGCCTTATTGGGTT TTGTGGTGTGCGTTGTGTGTTGCCACGAACAGCAGTGCGTGGCTTGGGACGGCAGTCTTGGTGACCAACATGAGGAACTTCCCTCTCTGTCGGGGCACGGTTGCTGGGATACTAAAAGGCTATATTGGTTTGAGTGGTGCTGTCTTCACGGAGGTGTTCACTATGGTCCTCAATGGTTCGGCTTCGAACCATTTGCTGCTGTTAACGCTCGGGATACCAGCGATAGGTCTGGCAATGATGTACTTTGTTCGGCCCTGTACCCCGGCCTTGGGAGAAGACTCACGGGAACATGGCCATTTTCTTTTCGTGCAAGGAGCTAGTGTTGCCCTTGCCGTTTATCTTCTCACCACAACCATCTTAAAGGGCTTCCTGTCTCTTGGAAATGCAATCTCCTACACGTTCATTGCTGTGATGGTTGTTCTCTTGATGGCTCCACTCGCAATTCCCTTGAAAATGACTTTGTTCCCCGTGACTAGTAAGAAACAGGGCGAGCAAGCTGATTTAGTCGGTGACGAAGGTGATTCGAACACAATGGATCCTCTGCTGACCCCATCTTCATCCGCAACCAATATTGGAAGTTATTACGAGTCTGAAGATGTGTCAGAGGTGGATATGCTTCTTGCCGTGGGTGAGGGCGCAgttaaaaagaaaaggaaacctAGGAGGGGAGAGGACTTCACGTTTCGTGAAGCTATTGTAAAGGCTGACTTTTGGCTTCTATGGGTTGTTTACTTCTTTGGAGTTGGCTCGGGAGTGACCGTCCTTAATAATTTGGCCCAGATTGGTGTTTCACTTGGTGTCAATGATGCTACCATATTACTAAGCTTGTTCAGCTTTTGTAACTTTTTGGGTCGCCTTGGATCTGGAGTTGTCTCGGAACACTTTGTGAG GTCGAAAACAATTCCTCGGACATTTTGGATGGCAGTGACTCAATCAATTATGGTCCTGACGTTTCTTCTCTACGCTTCAGCCATGAATGGCACCCTCTATGCTGCAACAGCGTTGCTAGGGGTTTGCTACGGCGTCCAATTTGGAATAATGATCCCAACTGCTTCCGAACTCTTTGGACTGAAACACTTTGGCATAATCTTCAACTTCATTGGGCTGGGGAATCCTGTTGGGGCGCTTCTCTTCTCCGGTTGGCTTGCTGGTCAGGTATACGACACAGAGGCTGCTAAGCAGTTAGGGTCCTCGTGCATTGGTGTCAACTGCTTTAGGCTCACGTTCCTTGTGTTGGCCGGGCTTTGTGGGGTGGGGACTTTGTTGAGCATAGTGCTCACCGTAAGACTAAAACCGGTGTACCAAATGCTTTACGCAAATGGCTCCTTCCGCCTGCCTCAGAGCTCCGATCACTGA